From a region of the Danio aesculapii chromosome 4, fDanAes4.1, whole genome shotgun sequence genome:
- the LOC130222148 gene encoding gastrula zinc finger protein XlCGF8.2DB-like, whose protein sequence is MAFIKEESEDVKIEETFRVKQEDLQEQTDLMVQKEETQQWNKMEEKQQEITTDEKPTLTEKNSSHGSPRKSKSRCNFSSEQCRKSFIQEPNLDVQMRVHTGEKPYTCEQCGKTFGQKKSFITHMRIHTGERPYTCQECGQSFYHAGNFAAHRRIHTGERPYTCQQCGKSFKQSGTLKVHMRTHNGGKKFTCTQCGKSFARKQDLDTHMTIHTGEKPYICTECGKRFTCKSALNHHLKTHTGEKPFPCVQCGKSFTTKASLMNHIDGHNGTIVFVCDQCGKSLTRKDTIKQHMKTHSGEDRFRCSECGKGFKQKISLSNHLKLHNGEQSPQH, encoded by the coding sequence acctgATGGTGCAGAAAGAAGAGACTCAACAATGGAATAAAATGGAAGAGAAACAACAAGAAATAACAACTGATGAAAAACCCACACTGACTGAAAAGAATTCATCACACGGCAGTCCTCGGAAATCCAAATCCAGGTGTAATTTCAGCAGTGAACAGTGTAGAAAGAGTTTCATTCAAGAGCCAAACCTTGATGTTCaaatgagagttcacactggggagaaaccttacacctgtgaacagtgtggaaagacttttggtcaaaaaaaaagcttcataacccacatgagaattcacactggagagaggccgtacacatgccaagAGTGTGGACAAAGCTTCTATCATGCAGGAAACTTTGCAGCGCAcaggagaattcacactggagaaaggccgtacacatgccaacagtgtggaaagagttttaagcaAAGTGGCACCCTTAAAGTTCACATGAGAACTCACAATGGAGGAAAAAAATTTacttgcacacagtgtgggaaaagttttgctCGAAAACAAGACCTTGACACCCACATGacgatccacactggagagaaaccttacatatgcacagagtgtggtaaaCGTTTCACATGTAAAAGCGCACTCAATCACCACTTGAaaactcacaccggagagaagccgtttCCATGTgttcagtgtggaaagagcttcacaaccaaaGCTAGCCTCATGAACCACATAGATGGTCACAATGGAACCATAGTGTTCgtatgtgatcagtgtggaaagagtctcacacGCAAAGACACCATTAAGCAACACATGAAGACTCACTCAGGAGAGGATCGTTTTAGATGTAGTGAATGTGGAAAGGgctttaaacagaaaataagCCTCAGTAATCACCTGAAACTTCACAATGGAGAGCAGAGTCCTCAACATTGA